A DNA window from Bdellovibrio sp. BCCA contains the following coding sequences:
- a CDS encoding agmatinase family protein encodes MSEKTVKFDPTTTISAEFGIFGIPMTEEESKVVLVPVPWEVTTSYGEGASRGPQIIRQASEQIDLFDIEVGKAYEVGYHMRDFPEDLCKMNDKFKAVAQELIEMRTNLSEDEAKMNSLAAQVNTACEEMTQWVYDQCSDVLKKGKLLGLVGGDHSTPLGAIRAVSDKFKGDFGVLHIDAHADLRKAYQGFKQSHASIMYNVMTDAKKPKKLVQIGIRDFCEEEYDFSNSREDIKTFYDLDLKRRLLKGETWEQVCKDIIKELPQNVYISFDIDGLDPAFCPHTGTPVPGGLSVDQVFFLFREVHASGRKIIAFDLNEVSTGGLEEHEVEWDGNVGARILYKMCGWLVKSNA; translated from the coding sequence ATGTCTGAAAAGACGGTAAAATTCGATCCAACTACGACCATTTCTGCTGAGTTCGGCATCTTTGGAATCCCTATGACGGAGGAAGAATCCAAAGTCGTTTTGGTTCCGGTTCCCTGGGAGGTTACGACTTCCTACGGTGAAGGCGCTTCTCGCGGCCCTCAAATCATCCGCCAAGCCAGTGAACAGATTGACCTTTTTGACATCGAAGTCGGCAAGGCTTACGAAGTCGGCTACCACATGCGCGACTTCCCGGAAGATCTTTGTAAAATGAACGACAAGTTCAAGGCCGTGGCGCAAGAGCTTATCGAAATGCGAACAAACCTCAGCGAAGATGAAGCCAAAATGAACTCTCTCGCAGCGCAAGTGAACACGGCTTGCGAAGAGATGACTCAATGGGTTTATGACCAGTGCTCTGACGTTTTGAAAAAGGGAAAGCTTTTGGGTCTTGTCGGCGGAGACCACTCAACTCCTTTGGGAGCGATCCGTGCGGTGAGTGACAAGTTTAAAGGCGACTTTGGCGTGCTCCATATCGATGCCCATGCAGATTTACGCAAAGCCTACCAAGGTTTCAAACAATCTCACGCATCGATCATGTACAACGTGATGACAGATGCGAAGAAACCAAAAAAACTAGTACAAATCGGTATTCGTGATTTCTGCGAAGAAGAATATGACTTCAGCAATTCTCGCGAAGACATCAAAACATTCTATGACTTGGATTTAAAGCGTCGTCTTTTGAAAGGCGAAACTTGGGAACAAGTTTGTAAGGACATCATCAAAGAACTTCCGCAAAACGTTTATATCTCTTTTGATATCGACGGTCTTGATCCTGCGTTCTGCCCTCACACAGGAACTCCAGTTCCAGGTGGCTTGAGTGTCGATCAAGTGTTCTTCTTGTTCCGCGAAGTTCATGCTTCGGGTCGCAAGATCATCGCTTTTGACTTGAATGAAGTTTCTACTGGCGGCCTTGAAGAGCACGAAGTGGAGTGGGACGGCAACGTCGGCGCCCGCATTCTTTATAAAATGTGCGGCTGGTTGGTGAAGAGCAATGCTTAA